In the Sulfurivermis fontis genome, CGGTGAAGATGATCACGCCCACCTGGGGGTCGCGGTGGGCGCGGGCGAAGGCATCCTGCAGCTCCATCACCGTCTCCGGGCGGAAGGCGTTGCGCACCTGCGGTCGGTTGATGGCGATGCGGGCGATGCCGTCGCAGGTGTGATAGAGGATATCGCCGTACTCGGCGCCGGCAACCGGCTGCCAATGGCACTGCGTTGTGCTCATGCGGGCAAACTCCTTGCTTGTGTGTGAAAACTGCGGATGCGCGCCAGGCTGTATGCGCGCTCGATGGGGACGTGGACGATGTGCAGGTGCGGCGACTGCATGGCGGAACGGAGCGCCGCCGGCAGTGCCGCGACGCAGTCCGCGCGCGTGTAGCCGAGACCGAAGGCCTGCGCGGCCCGCGCCGGGTCGAGGGCCTGCGGCGTCAGCCAGCCCTGCTCGTATTCCGCCAGCGTCGCCTGCGGCAGGTGATCGAAGATGCCGCCGCCGCCGTTGTCGAGCAGCACGACGGTGAGCGGGCAGTACTGTCCCAGGGCGAGGGCATTGAGGTCGTGCAGGAAGGCCAGGTCGCCCACCACGGCAACGGTCGGCCCCAGCGCCGCGGCGATGCCGCAGGCGGTGGCGATATTGCCGTCGATGCCGCTGACGCCGCGATTGCCGAACAGGCGCAGCGGCGCGGCGGTGACGCCGGCGAACCAGTCGGCGGCGCGCACGCTGAGCGAGTTGCCGAGGAACAGCGGCGTTCGCGCCGGCAGATCATGCAGCAGTGCGCGCAGCACCGCGCCTTCGAAGGGTTGTTCCCCGGAACAGGCCGCTGCCGCCGCCTTGCGCGCTACGGCATCTGCGGCGCTGAATCGCTGCAGCCAGGATTCCGTCGCCGGATTTCCATGCAGGGCACGGCACAGCGCGCCAGGATCAGCCTGCAGCACGTGCGTGGCCGTAGCCACCGGATCGGCCAGGCGCGGCTGCGCGCTCACCACCACCTGCGCCGCCTGCGTGCAGCGCGCCAGCCAGTCGTTCACCGCGCGCGACACCGGCGCACCGCCCAGCCGCAACAGCCAGGCCGGCGCGGGCGCGCCGCGCGCCACGCTGTCGGGGTGGTGCAACACCTGCGCCGCATTCGTGCCGCAGCGCAGGCCGGACAGCACGTCGGCGAACACCGGCACGTTGAGACGCTGCGCACAGTCGATGATCGCCGCGCGCGCCGGCGCACCCAGGTCCTGCGGCCCGCAGACGATGGCGCCGGGACCGCAGGCGATGATCTGTTGCAGCGCAGTCAGGGTTTCCTCGGCCGGATGCAACACGGCGCGCAGTGCCTGCGGCACCCGCGCCGTCGCATCCAGTAGCGGCACCGGGTCCGGCACCAGCGGCTCGCGCAGCGGCACGTTGCAGTGCACCGGGCCGGGCAGCGGGCCGCAGGTCTGCGCGACGGCGCGCGCGGCGAACGGCGCCAGCCAGAGGCTGTCGTCCTCCGCCGGCGGCAACGGATGGAAGGCGCGCACATGGCGGCCGAACAGGCCGTTCTGATCCATGGTCTGATTGGCGCCGCAGTCGTGCAGCTCGGGCGGGCGATCGGCAGAGAGCAGCACGAGCGGCACACAGCCCATGTCCGCCTCCACCACGGCGGGCAGCCAGTTGGCGACGGCCGAGCCGGAGGTGGCGATGAGGACCACCGGCGCCGCCTCCGCCCTGGCGAGGCCCAGGGCAAAGAAACCGGCGGCGCGCTCGTCGACACAGACCTGCACGGTGAGATGGGGATGACGCAGCGCGGCCAGGGTGAGCGGCGTGGAGCGGGAACCGGGCGAGACGACGGCGCGGCGCACGCCGGCGGCGGCGAGGCCGTCGAGCAGGGCCCAGGCCCAGCGGTAATTGCGCAGGGCGATGTCGCTCATGCGCTGGAGCCCAGCACTTCCAGCATGGTTTGCAACTTCAATTCGGTTTCCGCCAGTTCGGTGGCCGGATCGGACTCGGCCATGATGCCGGCGCCGGCCCACAGCACCGCGCTGTCGTCTTCGAGATACGCGGCGCGCAACACCACCACCGCATCGCCGTCGCCGCGGCGATCGATCCAGCCGACGACGCCGGTGTAGAGGCCGTCGCGCCGCTCGCCGCATTCCTCCAGCCAGGCCTGCGCCGCGTCGGTGGGCGTGCCCAGCACCGCCGGCGTCGGATGCAGCGCACGCACCGCGTCGAGCAGGCCGACGCCGTCATGCAGGCGCCCATGCACCCGCGTCCACAGATGCTGCACGAAACGCAGCGACAGCAGCGACGGCACCGCCGCATGCTCGACGCTGCTGCACAGCTGCAGCATACGCTCCTTGATGCTCTCCACCACCAGGGCATGCTCACGCCGCTCCTTGGGGGAGGCAAAGAACTGCGCCACCGCCAGCGCCTCCTCCTGCGTGCCGCGGCGGCGCCGCACCGTACCGGCGAGGGCGTGACTGACGAGCTCGCCGCCGCGCTTGATGGCGAGCTGCTCCGGCGTGGCCGCCACCACCTGCCCCTTGCCATGGGGCAGGGACAGCACATGACAGCCGGGATACATCTGCGCCAGGCGCGCCAGCACGCCGCCCACATCCACCGC is a window encoding:
- a CDS encoding isochorismate synthase — encoded protein: MAAVMGPGAITALEPLADTVCRLVRQAVDAAAPELAGAADLVSLALPLPVALLDGAVIGGDTRWRAPHGELEWWAVGTVVSYVDEAHYRRDCAQWHCCGDAVPLTFFSVPPATEPARPTVWLPQVLLRRDGAGFVLTLTARRAGRTPAQMAAAWLDAVRTLFTAPASPGHSRLVAQQITPDAATWCERVAATCAAIRAGRFAKAVLARRLRVQLSHAVDVGGVLARLAQMYPGCHVLSLPHGKGQVVAATPEQLAIKRGGELVSHALAGTVRRRRGTQEEALAVAQFFASPKERREHALVVESIKERMLQLCSSVEHAAVPSLLSLRFVQHLWTRVHGRLHDGVGLLDAVRALHPTPAVLGTPTDAAQAWLEECGERRDGLYTGVVGWIDRRGDGDAVVVLRAAYLEDDSAVLWAGAGIMAESDPATELAETELKLQTMLEVLGSSA
- the menD gene encoding 2-succinyl-5-enolpyruvyl-6-hydroxy-3-cyclohexene-1-carboxylic-acid synthase; the protein is MSDIALRNYRWAWALLDGLAAAGVRRAVVSPGSRSTPLTLAALRHPHLTVQVCVDERAAGFFALGLARAEAAPVVLIATSGSAVANWLPAVVEADMGCVPLVLLSADRPPELHDCGANQTMDQNGLFGRHVRAFHPLPPAEDDSLWLAPFAARAVAQTCGPLPGPVHCNVPLREPLVPDPVPLLDATARVPQALRAVLHPAEETLTALQQIIACGPGAIVCGPQDLGAPARAAIIDCAQRLNVPVFADVLSGLRCGTNAAQVLHHPDSVARGAPAPAWLLRLGGAPVSRAVNDWLARCTQAAQVVVSAQPRLADPVATATHVLQADPGALCRALHGNPATESWLQRFSAADAVARKAAAAACSGEQPFEGAVLRALLHDLPARTPLFLGNSLSVRAADWFAGVTAAPLRLFGNRGVSGIDGNIATACGIAAALGPTVAVVGDLAFLHDLNALALGQYCPLTVVLLDNGGGGIFDHLPQATLAEYEQGWLTPQALDPARAAQAFGLGYTRADCVAALPAALRSAMQSPHLHIVHVPIERAYSLARIRSFHTQARSLPA